Sequence from the Halopelagius inordinatus genome:
TCCTCGTCTACGACCCGCCGAACGGCGTCGTAGATTCGCCCCTCGATGCCGCCGTCGGCGTCCGCGCGGGCGCGGAGTTCCGACAGCGACACCTCACCGAAGGTGGCCACGGTGCCGTCCGCGAGAACGACTTCGCACTCCTCGACGTACGCGTCCGTCTTGCCGTACTTCAGGGAGTGTGCGCCCGTCGAGTTGTTGCCGATAGCGCCGCCGACGGTGCTTCGGTTCCCGGCGGCGGGGTCGGGTGCGAACTTCAACCCGTGCGACGAGAGCGTGTCGTTCAAGCGCGCGAGGGTCGCTCCCGCCTGTACGCGCGCCGTCTGGTCGCGGGGACTCGCGTCGAGTACGTCGTCCATGTACCGCGCGAAGTCGAGGACGACGGCCTCGTTTACGGCCTGTCCGGCGAGACTCGTCCCGCCGCCGCGCGGCAGGACCGGAATCTCTCGCTCGGCGCAGTACTCCACGACAGCGCTCGCGTCCGCCGTCGAACACGGGAAGACGACGCCGACGGGCGTCATCTCGTACGAGGACGCGTCGGTGGCGTACAGTTGCCGCGAGTAGTCGTCGAAGCGGACGTCGCCCTCGATTACCCCTTCGAGGTCCGAGACCACGCCCGGGCGGGCCACGTCGCCGCCGGCGTAGTCGTAGTTCGCCCGCGGGTCTGCTGTCGGGTCGGCGACAGAGTCGCCGGGAGTCGCGTCGTCTGCGGCCACGTCTCAGTCGTCCCTCCGCGCGAGAACCTCGTTCACGAGTTCCCCGCCCTCGTCCAGTCGGTTCACGTTCTCGGCGACGATGTCGGCGAGTCGGTCCCAGTGCTTCGGCGTGTGACCGCCGGTATGCGGCGTGACGAGGCAGTTTTCGAGGTTCCAAAGCGGATGGTCCGCTTCGAGGGGTTCGGGGTCCGTCACGTCGAGGGCCGCGCCGCGAATCTTGTTCGACCGGAGGGCGGAGACGAGAGCGTCGGTGTCGACGATGCCCCCGCGGGCGGTGTTGACGAGGACGGCGTCCGTCGGCATCGTCGCGAACTCCGCGTCGCCGACGAGTCCCCGCGTCAGGTCGTTCAGGGGGCAGGCGAGGACGACGTAGTCGCTCCGGGAGAAGGCGTCGTGGATGGCGTCCTCGTCGAACCCGACCACCTCGTCGGTCGGTCCGCCTTTCTCGGGGGTGTAGCGGACGCCGATAGTCTCCACTTCGAACCCTTGGAGACGCTGTACCACCGCCTGCCCGATAGAGCCCAGACCGACGACGGTGACGGTGCTGTCGGTGAACTCGCCGGACTGGAAGTGCCGCCACTCGGCGTTCTGCTTGCGCCGCCACCCCTCGTGCAGGCGGCGCGCGAACACGAGCATGTTGCCGATGGCCTGTTCTGCGATGCCGGGCGCGTGGATGCCCCCGGCGTTCGTCACGCCGACGCCGCGTTCGTCGAGTTCGTCCATCGGGACGTGGTCCGTACCGGCGAACGTGCACGCGAACAGTTCGAGGTTCGAGGCGTCCTCGACGAGTCCGGGGTCCACCGTGATGCCGGTGACGACGCGTGCGTCTCTCACGAGTTCCCGTTCCTGCTTCGGCGTCCGGGCGTGCACGACGGTCCGTTCCGGGAGTCGGGCGCGGAGTGCTTCTGCGTACGATTCCATCGAGAGTCCTTCCGTCCCCTCGCGGAGGACGACGATATCTGGTGTGTCGGTCATGTCACTCACTCTGCGTCTCTTCGACGCGAGCCGTTGACGTGTGATTGTCTCTGTCGAACTTAGTCCTTCGTGTATCCGCTATGCACGGAATTTGTGTACAGTTAAGTGGACGGGGCGTGTTACTGGGTCGTATGTCAGAGGCAACCACGATCGACCTCCGTCAGTTGCGTCGTCGCCTTCACCGGTATCCGGAACCCGCGTGGCGGGAGTTCTACACAACCGCCACACTCACCGAGGAAGCGGAGTCCATCGGCGTCGACGAACTCGCCGTCGGCCCCGACGCCTACGACCCCGAAGACAGGATGGCCGCCCCGGACGAAGAGGAGGTTCGGCCGTGGATGCGCCGGGCCGTCGAACGCGGGGCCGACGAGGAACTCGTCGAGAAGATGGCGGGGGGGAACACGGGCCTCGTCGCCGTCCTCGAACGGGGCGAGGGGCCGCACGTCGGACTCCGCGTCGATATCGACGCCCTGTACATCGAGGAATCGGAGTCCGACGACCACCTCCCCGCCCGCGAGGGGTTCAGATCGGAAAACGAGGGGACGATGCACGCCTGCGGCCACGACGCCCACATGACGTGGGGTCTCGCGGTTCTCGACGCGGTGAAGCGAAGCGACTTCTCGGGTCGGTTCACCGTCTTCTTCCAACCGGCGGAGGAGGTGTCCGGCGGTGGGTGTCCGATGGCGAAAAGCGAGTACGCCGCGGGCCTCGACTACCTCTTTGCGGCCCACGTCGGCTTGGACCACCCCACGGGCGAAGTCATCGCGGGCGTCGAACGGATACTCGCGATGTGCCACGTGGACGCGACGTTCGAGGGGACGTCGGCGCACGCGGGGAAAGCACCGAACGAGGGCGACAACGCGATGCAGGCTCTCGGGACGGCCATCCAGAACGCCTACGCCATCCCCCGGCACGCCGACGGGATGACGCGCGTCAACGTCGGCGTCGCGGAGGCGGGGACGGCGAGTAACGTCATCGCCGAGAAGGCGACCATCCACGGCGAGGCGCGCGGCGAGACGACCGAACTCATGGAGTATATGAAGGAGAAACTCTCGCACACCCTCCGAACCGCGGCCGAGATGCACGGATGCGAGGCGGAGGTGAACGTCGTCAGCGAGTCCCCCCGCGTCGATAGCGACACGGAACTGGCGGGCGTCGTCGCCGACGCGGCGGAACGCGTCTCGGGGGTGGACTCCGTCCTCCGGCACGCCAACTTCGGCGCGAGCGAAGACGCCACGTTCCTCATGCAACGCGCCAAAGACGAAGGCGGGACGACTACGTTTCTCATCGTCGGCACGGACCACCCGACGAGTCACCACACGCCGACGTTCGACGTGGACGAGCGAAGTCTCACCATCGGCGCCGAGGTGTTGACCGACGCGATTCTCTCCGTCGGGGGGTCGTCGTGACGGGCGACGACGCGCCGGTGGACGCAGAGTCGGTCGTCACCGTCGCGGATGTGAGTGCCGCGCGCGATCGAATCTCCGAGGTGGCCCACGAGACGCCACTCGACGTCTCTACCACGTTCGCCGAGATGTCGGGCGCGGCGTCCGTCGGCCTCAAACTGGAGAACATGCAGCGAACCGGGTCGTTCAAGATTCGCGGTGCGTACAACACGATGGCGACGCTTCCCGAGAACGTCAAAGCGCGCGGCGTCGTCGCCTCCAGTGCGGGCAACCACGCGCAGGGCGTCGCACTCGCCGGACGACTCCTCGGCATCGACACCACCATCGTCGTTCCGGAGGTGACGCCCGCAGCGAAGATAGCGGCCACCAGAGGCTACGGCGCGGAGGTGGTCGTCGAGGGCGACATCTACGAACGCTCCTACGAGTACGCCCTCGAACTCGCAGAAGACGAGGGGTACGAGTTCGTCCACCCGTTCGACGACGAGGGCGTCATCGCCGGGCAGGGGACCGTCGGGTCGGAGATAGTCGAACAGTACCCCGACGTCGACACCGTCCTCGTCGCCATCGGCGGCGGCGGCCTCATCTCCGGCGTCGCGACCGTTCTGAAAGCTCACGACCCCGACGTACGCGTCGTCGGCGTCCAACCCGAGGGGGCCGCACACGCGAAACCGTCGCTCGAACGCGGCGAGATACACCAACTGTCCGAGGTGGACACCGTCGCCGAGGGCATCGCCGACACCCGCTTGCTCGGAAAGACGTTCGCGGTCGTCAACGAACTCGTGGACGACGTGGTGACCGTGAGCGACGAGGAGATTCTCGTCGCGGTGACGTTGCTCGCCGAACGCGCCAAAACCGTCGTCGAAACCGCCGGTGCCGCGCCCGTCGCCGCCCTCCTCTCGGACGCCGTGGACGTGACCGACGAACGCGTCGCCGCCGTCGTCTCCGGCGGCAACGTCGACCTGACCGAACACGGCGAACTCACCCGGACGGGGTTGATGTCTCTCGACCGGTACGTCGAGGCCCGACTCCACGTCGCCGACTGGCCGACGAGTCTCGGCACCGTCGGCGACGCGGTGTCGGACCGCGGCGCGGGACTCGACGCCGTGGAACGGGCCAGACGGACGGACGCCGACCATCCGAACCGGACGCCCGTCTCCGTCGGATTAGAGGGGAGCGGACCCGACCACCTCCGGAAGGTACTGGCGGCGGTGGACGAACTCGACGGCGTCGCCGTCGCGTCTCACACACTGGATTGAGCAGATGTCCGTCACCCTCGCTCTCGTCTCGTCGGTCTGCTTCGGGTTGCAGACGCTGTTCGTCAGACACGGCCTCTCGCGGGACGAAGAGAGCACGCCGTTGGCCGCCGCGGTACTGACCCTCGCGACGAGTTCGGTCCTTCTCACGGTCGTCCTCGCGGTCCAGCGAGGGGTTCCCACGCTCCCCGCAGTGGCGCTTCTCCTGCCGTTCGTGGTCGCCGGCGTCCTCGACCCGGGCATCTCTCGACTGCTCTACTTCGAGGGCATCGACCGAGTGGGTCCCTCCGTCGCCGCCGCGGTCACCGCCGGGAGTCCCGTCGTGGCGACGTTCGTCGCCGTCCCCTTCCTCGGCGAACGCGTGACGCCGCTGAAAGCAGTCGGCGTCGGACTGGTCGTCGTGGGCGTCGCCACCATCCAACTCCGCCGGCCCCCGTCCGGCGGGTCCGAGTCGGCCGGCGAGTTGGACGCGGTGAGACGGGAACTCGTCGGCACCTCACCACGGGACCTGTCGTTTCCCCTCGCGGCGGCGGCGACCATCGGCGTCTCGTTCGTCGTGGTGAAGTTCGGGCTAAACGGCCC
This genomic interval carries:
- a CDS encoding D-2-hydroxyacid dehydrogenase; its protein translation is MTDTPDIVVLREGTEGLSMESYAEALRARLPERTVVHARTPKQERELVRDARVVTGITVDPGLVEDASNLELFACTFAGTDHVPMDELDERGVGVTNAGGIHAPGIAEQAIGNMLVFARRLHEGWRRKQNAEWRHFQSGEFTDSTVTVVGLGSIGQAVVQRLQGFEVETIGVRYTPEKGGPTDEVVGFDEDAIHDAFSRSDYVVLACPLNDLTRGLVGDAEFATMPTDAVLVNTARGGIVDTDALVSALRSNKIRGAALDVTDPEPLEADHPLWNLENCLVTPHTGGHTPKHWDRLADIVAENVNRLDEGGELVNEVLARRDD
- a CDS encoding amidohydrolase, whose amino-acid sequence is MSEATTIDLRQLRRRLHRYPEPAWREFYTTATLTEEAESIGVDELAVGPDAYDPEDRMAAPDEEEVRPWMRRAVERGADEELVEKMAGGNTGLVAVLERGEGPHVGLRVDIDALYIEESESDDHLPAREGFRSENEGTMHACGHDAHMTWGLAVLDAVKRSDFSGRFTVFFQPAEEVSGGGCPMAKSEYAAGLDYLFAAHVGLDHPTGEVIAGVERILAMCHVDATFEGTSAHAGKAPNEGDNAMQALGTAIQNAYAIPRHADGMTRVNVGVAEAGTASNVIAEKATIHGEARGETTELMEYMKEKLSHTLRTAAEMHGCEAEVNVVSESPRVDSDTELAGVVADAAERVSGVDSVLRHANFGASEDATFLMQRAKDEGGTTTFLIVGTDHPTSHHTPTFDVDERSLTIGAEVLTDAILSVGGSS
- the ilvA gene encoding threonine ammonia-lyase is translated as MTGDDAPVDAESVVTVADVSAARDRISEVAHETPLDVSTTFAEMSGAASVGLKLENMQRTGSFKIRGAYNTMATLPENVKARGVVASSAGNHAQGVALAGRLLGIDTTIVVPEVTPAAKIAATRGYGAEVVVEGDIYERSYEYALELAEDEGYEFVHPFDDEGVIAGQGTVGSEIVEQYPDVDTVLVAIGGGGLISGVATVLKAHDPDVRVVGVQPEGAAHAKPSLERGEIHQLSEVDTVAEGIADTRLLGKTFAVVNELVDDVVTVSDEEILVAVTLLAERAKTVVETAGAAPVAALLSDAVDVTDERVAAVVSGGNVDLTEHGELTRTGLMSLDRYVEARLHVADWPTSLGTVGDAVSDRGAGLDAVERARRTDADHPNRTPVSVGLEGSGPDHLRKVLAAVDELDGVAVASHTLD
- a CDS encoding DMT family transporter; the protein is MSVTLALVSSVCFGLQTLFVRHGLSRDEESTPLAAAVLTLATSSVLLTVVLAVQRGVPTLPAVALLLPFVVAGVLDPGISRLLYFEGIDRVGPSVAAAVTAGSPVVATFVAVPFLGERVTPLKAVGVGLVVVGVATIQLRRPPSGGSESAGELDAVRRELVGTSPRDLSFPLAAAATIGVSFVVVKFGLNGPVGTLFGTTVAQFAAIATLIPLALWSEPARDYARTASREGAASFLLGGVAVATAWYAMFLALDAGSVVTVLPVVSTYPLVVVAASYALARERPKSPVLLAAVLGIVVGAAAVQIG